The Drosophila simulans strain w501 chromosome 3R, Prin_Dsim_3.1, whole genome shotgun sequence genome contains the following window.
TATAATGGCATTTCAACATCATCATAATGTTTCCAGGGCTTTAGTATGATCTTACCAAATCATCAAGAACCAATAAGCTCTGAATGTCAGGTCAATTTTCTTGATTTCAAATCAATTCTGAGGTATATGCCTCTACAGATTTGAACACCAAAGTACGCACATGATGATCCCAGcaatgttaatttattttctttccaattttaaatttcgcaTAAACAAGTTGACCCCAAAGACAGTTGCTTCCTGCAATGGCAGCGCCAACTGGAGCGCCATTTGGACACAAAAATGGGATGTTTACACGACTCCAGACCGGGAGACTGGATCTCCGGCAAAGTGCACTTGAGGACGGAGTGCGGAGACACGATTTGTGGAGCTCTAGGGCTCATTATGCATTCACGAACTGACATTGAAGTGGGTGCGACGCCCATGCTGGATGCTTCTATGGCTATAGGGTTACCAGGGCCCAGTGCCCATAGGCTGTATTATTGGTATTTGTAACACATGATTACGCTTTGCTGTAAACAAAAGCGTCGATAAACAGCcaaacacacgcacgcacTAATGATATGTTAATGCAGATGGCGcacagggcgtatgagtgCTGTTTTTGAGTATGGGCAGCGGAAAGGGGTGAACCGAAGCTGTTTGTCTGTCAACGGCTTGggcaaataaacttaaaatcaTCCTTCGGCACTGGAATGCGCTTATGCCTATGGCTTCGCGAGTGATGAGGACAGGTTAACGAGGAAAGTCTCCAGAAGCAATGGTTAATTGACCGGCAATTTGGATGGCCACCTTTTGAATGGAGCCCAATCAAAGTTGGCCAATAGAGCTGGCGGGTTTTGGACGAAACTGAAGTCATTATACACTTtacttggaaaataaaataataaaagttaaaaatacataacCAAAAACAACATTATGTTAGTCTAGTTATGACTCATCTAAGTGACCTAATATATCTTTGgttttaagaatttaattttaaatgctttcttATAAATTAAGCTTACCTTACTACTATATTACTTAGAACACTTTCACATTTTTCGTAGCGTTACAAACCTCGCATCTACACTAAACTACCTTTAGTAAGGTCACAAATGGCTGACCTCCCAGGCAAGCTGAAGCTTTTCGACACGCCGCAGCGTTTAAGTGTAATTTTCTTCTTATTCTATTGAAGCATGTCCTTTGCCGGCAGGATAGCTCACTAACTCACTGCAACGCACTGGGGAGCTTCTTCGCTCGGCTTCGTCTTTGCCCCAGCTCGTTAAAAATTCACTTCAGCCCTCGCTTTCACTTCGGATAAACATAATGGCCGTTCATTTGCGCCCGTCTGGGCTCTACTCTCGACCCACTCAGCACAGCCACCCAGCTGAAATTGCAAGAAAATGTTCCTTTCGAATCGAAGACGAGCGCTCAGGACAATTGCGTACGTGTGCGCCCAGGACGTCGGAGTTCAAAAGGGGGAAAATCCAcctaaaaaagaggaaaatgagaagcgagcgagcgagagaagaaaggcaaaagaaaagcgaatgTCTCAAGTTGTGCGCCATGTAATTTGCTCTCTTGCCATGTGCTTCATCAgaaaggaaattgaaaattgctgCTAATAGCTGGCGACGTTGGAGTGGGTGTGGCCGATAGGCGTTTGGGTGGCAGGACGAAGGAATTCCCCTGTATAGtgattatgaaaaaataaaagatcCCAAAAAGAGGAACGAGAATAAAGAGATGGCACTAGGAAAAAGGAGGTGGAATTCATTTGAAATTGCCGAAATTGCTCAGCTTAGTGACGAAAGCTAACGAGGCGTTAAACTGCTCTTCTTCGGCAATTTGATGTTGATTTATGCATTCATTGCAGAGAACTCAATGAAGACATCCCAATTAGTTAATGCTCGGCGTAATTTAACTTATGTATTTTGCTACTCctcaaacgaaataaaagaaGAGTATTTTTGAcataaattgttaataatGTTATTCTAATCTAGAGAGATTACGCAAATATACCTTGTATttcaacctttttttttaccggAACTCGTATGTTTTTTGTTCTGagactttatttaaatatttcaaagaaagCATTGGCCATTGTTAAATTCCAGAAGCACCTACACCTCTTTTGTGACTCAGCCGATAGAAATACTGTTTACACTAAGCAATGGGCACTTAAACAGACTTTAAGCGCTTTTATGTTgttcgaaataaataaaggaaaacaaagatTAACGACCCAGTAAGTTGCAGGTGCTCAGCCAAAAGATTCCGACCCGAAAAGTTTTCCACCCAGGAAACTGATTCGATTCATTGAAGTGTTTACCCTATGGACGACACCATTCAGCTTGTTTTCCCATCTCGATCCATCTAAACACTTTTCGATGCCAAATGCTCCGTGGAGAAAAACAGATCCCACCAGTTCACATACCAAGTGACTGTTTATCAATGGATCTTCAAGTGTTTTCCGCCTGGTAGCCTATTAGTAGCGCTCAGCCAGCTGATAAGATCCATTGGGCAATACTACCATGTTATGTATGTACTGTACACAGATCGATCACATCTCACCCACTCAGTCATGGGTCCCGGGGCCCATCTAACACACGTGAATCGACTGGCGGCCCAACCAAATGTCTATTGCGACTTTAATTGTCGGACATTACGAGTCGGCAGGTCCATTAAAAACGCTAATGAAGTTGCCCGAATGGAACTTGGACACATGTGTGTGCCCATCTCGTATCTCTTTTGCAGTCCGCAACACCACAACATTTTCATCTAAACAGCTCGCGAAACAACAAGCCATTCAACTAGTGCTAGTTGGACTCAACTCAATATTTGCCGATTTGAATGGCTGTCTATAAAACGCGATAAgttaaaaaagcaaaataacaaaaaaaaaaaaggcgacCGAGCACCAAAAACCGTTTTATGCATGCGgtgaaaatttgaattttttagcCGAAATtgaacaataaacaaaatcacaaaagccaaaacattTATCATTCAATTTCATGCCACCATGCTCTACGGCTAAGGCAGCCGTTCTCgaaatcatttaaatgattttttatttgaagcCAAATAAGCAAAGGAGTGGCCACCGAAAGCGGGGTGGTTGGATCGAATccgatttggatttggatttggattgggatgtggatttagatttagatttgGATTTGGCATTGCGCAAAGATTGCCTCAACAGCTGCCGGACGGAAGATTGAgttggaaattgaatttcaaattgaaattgaggTGGGTGGCCATTTTGTCGGACGGACGGGCGGGCTGCCCAACAACTTGCGCAAATAGCACCATCATCAACAATTGGTGTGCGAGTATAATATCATCCGAATGCTCCGGCCTGTGGGCTGGAATTACTGGGAAATTTCTCGGGACCGCACACAGTCACCGCTCGGTTTGGTTGGCTAATGAAAGGCTGGAAAACAATTAACTATAAATTAAACGcacaattttcaaaacaaaataaacacaaataggCCGGGGCATCATTTGTACGCTGCTTCCGAGCATTGTTTACTCAGCAATCGTCTTCCGTGGGTGTGAGTGGGTTAATCGCTCGGGAAGACAACGATTCATTTACCTAGCTCCACCGAGTCCATGCCAGTGGCAAACCCCATCGCCCGCCCGGCAGCAAAGCAATTAGGTAATGTCGCTGGCTCCCGGCTCCAATCCCTTTCGGGAACTGGGATCACATCCCCCTCTTAGGACCAGGTCCATCCTCCCATAAAACAAAGAGCACTATGCCAATAACAAAATCAGGCTGGAAATGCTTAGTTATGCGGTATCGAAATGCTCTGCAAATGAACCATTACACATTAACTATTAACTATATTTAATAAGAAGTATTACAATCCACATAcacttttgtaattaattttttaatctGCCTGCTTTCTGACTTTCTAGTATTATTGAAGCCAAGTATCTGACGCAAAGTATCTAGCGCAGAACAGAAACCCTAACAATTTCCATGGACTCAGCCAGCGCGTAGAGTATCGCGCTGCGGAGTTTCGAGTTTAGTTGATGAATTTGTTGTGAAGTTATTCCTACCAAGAACTGTTAGTAGCAGGGATGTTGCATAAACAAACGCGTCGGCAGAGCAACacgtgcaacaacaacaacaatagcagtGGCAAATCGAAGTGTCAGTCGCAGTCGAAAATCCCATCTCCTCAGCCTCCTCCTTTTATGGCACACATGTGTGCAGCAGACGATCGACCGGCCAGAGATCGAGGGACACGTCTGTGGATGGGGATCGTtttcggattgggattggtattggtattgcgattgggattgggattgggacaCGCAGTGGAGGGGCATGGTGAACAGGAGCATGGGAAGAGAACGCCGAAGCGCTGCGGCAAAGTGCATCGAGATGGGCCAAAACAAGAATGCAGTGCATTTTATAATAAGTGAACGGATCGGGCATTTTGTTTACACTTTAAGCTGTCCGGCCAGCGTTTTTGGCGTTTTCTTTTGAATTTCGCGTTCCGCCATTAAATGCACTCTCTGCTTAAGAATGCAGGCCTCCGCCCAatatgtttaaacaaatagCGAATATTGCCAATATTGTTTACCCGACGTCCTCGACGTTCCCGGTGACAGGCGACGACTAATTGCAGTTCAAagattgcgcatacgccactTGGGCCCCGACCCCGAACGCGGCCCATGACTAATTTCCATATTAATTACAAGCCAAATATCGGGCGGCCCGGTTTAAAAGGATTGCCGTCAAGTAGCTGACATCTCGTAGCACCCCGGCATGTGTGTCATAAAAAAGGTTGCATAAACAAATCCGGAGGCGGCGCagtataaacaaattagtAGCCGAGCCGCCGGACGAGCAGGACGATTTGCATTCACTCCGAGACCACATGCAGCGTATATCTTCAACCCTTCGAAATCCGAAGCGTGCTGTAAAACCGAAACTCCAAGTCAAAGAGTCCGTGAATTATGCGTGTTATTGGTTGCCGAGTGTGCGGAATGGGGCGCGTCTCGAAAAACTCACTCATAATTCAGAAAACACTCAATCTGGCTTCCCACTAGGTGCACTTTCCTAATTGCCGATGGATAATTGAAGGAATATTATACTCAGTAAAAGGTACTATTTTCTATGGCAATCatattttaagcaatttttattgattcAAGTCTTTAATAGTcaaaaaagcaatttaaaaacacatttttgaactATCCCATCCCAAGAATCCTCATAGTTAGTTTAAACACCAACGTTTTCTAAAGGttctaaaagaaaatatataatttgcaCCAGTAactcattattgtttttaaacagaaaattttaatttcaataaacacaCAAATCTTTAccagaaatatgaaatatgacAAGAATTTGGGAGCACAGTGGCAAAAAGATACATCCTCAAGCCGTTGTAGCTGTTATTTACCCAAGTAATTACAGCTGTCAATCGATTTTAGTGTCCCAAATTTGTCAAATGCCTGCGTGCTTTTAGTCTAAGAATGCGTCCAAGAGCAATATACGTACTTAGAGATCTCCTCATACCATTGTTTTTTCAGTTGGCAGTCACCAGACCAGCACGTTCAATGCCCCACTTTCGAAAATTTTCAGCACTTTAGAAAATATCTTGAAAAACTCCGGGGTTTATACGCTTGGCGCCGCTtgaaaaaacaattgaaagtTTAATTTATCCTTCTATCCTTAAATCTCAgatattaaaaaagatttgTATGTATtactattatattattatatatcatattttttaaaatcttttgttaaacatttttcttagtGAAGAAAGGGGTTAACATGTTTAGGGtgtattgaaaaatgttttgctgGAAATCCGAGAAACATTGTTTCTAACAACATTGTTTCCTTCTGAAGTGAATGTTTAGCCATGATCAGTCGATTACAATTTCCACTGGGCACATGTCCTTTTCCGATCCTGGGCGTCAGTTGGTGAttctatttgtttgtttgtttataaacatcGCCTGGTCGGCCGGCCGTTAGAATTGTCGCCGCCGGGCACTTGAGGCATGTCCTTGTGTCGTCAGCCACCAACTGTGCTGCTAAGGACATGTCTATGTACCCAATTCCGATCCTAATTCCGATCCCAAACCCGTtcccactcctcctcctcctcctcctcccacCCGCGACGATCTTGTGCAAAAGCGCCCGGGAAACATCGTATGTAAGTCAGTGGTTTGTGGGTCACAGACGTCCGGCCCGACCCTTCTGACACATTGAAGCACTTCTATGTCGTCATTGAGTGGGCTCGTCATAGTCGGTCATCATCAGCGGCTTTCGGCTTTCGCAAGGCTCCGGCCACACGCATTCCACTTCAGCGGATCCCATTCCGAGGCCCTCATCTGCCAGATCGCTGTCATTCTGAAGGGTCTGAGGAGCCTCTCGCCTTCCCGCCCGCTGATGCGAATTGAGGTCATGTGGTATCAATTTATGTAACAATCGTTTAGTGGCTAAGCGCCTTTTGATGCATTCTTTTTAGAAAGCAGATCTCTTTCAGagcattttaaaatcattttaaaatctAGCAATGAGTTCCCACCTCTATTTATATGGATACTTAGTGGCTTCTTTCCTTTTGCCAACATCTTCCATTTAaggtttataaaataattgtaaattcTTTTGGGAATAAGGAAATACCAAACTAATCTCTCACTATATAATAAAGTGACTTTTGATGAAGAATAGTAATCTGTTAAGCTTATTTGGCTCTTAAATAGTAAAGAGAATAGCAAAAAGCCGCTATATCTCGttgaaatatatgaatatggaTTTCTATAAAAATCTCAATACAAGTttaaggcaaaaaaaaaaacaaataaatcacttTAAGCCTGTGATCTTCTTCCAGGATAAGTTGATTATTGTTTTCCAAACTGCATTGTTTTAACTGCATGAAGCGAAGTAATTTTAGTAAAGCAGTCGGTTTCAAAATGTTCAgtgaagaaaagaaaattcagAGCACACCAAGTTTCTTTTAAtccataattttatttagctcTCGGGTAGATACGACTAAAACTTAATGCTACTAAAGCTATGGGACATCTATTGGTTACACATAGAGGCTAAAACACAATTTCTACGGCTATCACAAAAACGTAACCCCAGTTCTACTCCGAGACATGGTCACTCCCAACCTAGTCGATCTCCACATTCTCGTCAACATCCTCCGCCGCCGAGTGAACGCTCTCCGCTCCGCTCTCGACGCTCATCATCTGGCCATTGGGGCTCGGACACGGCGTTCGCTGAGGACGCACTGCACCcgggatggggatgggaaCTGGCGATGAGGACGCCGATGATGCAGTCACAAAGCTGGTGCtctgagtgggtggtggtatGGGTTGCGGCACCTTGTGTTGCGGGTAGAAGTACGGGAAtggcatctgcatctgtggcAGCGGAAGACCGCCGTAggccagctgcagctgatgGCGATAGATGTTGATCAGGGCGGGATCGAGGCCGTGTCCAGCGCCGGGAGCAGCCATGTGGGCGTAGGTGGTGCTGCCATCCTCACGCACCAAGACCTGGACAGGAACCCTCTTGCTGGCACCCAAAAGGGCAGCCTCGTGCTGCTGGATCTGCTTGCGCTTGGTCTTGTAGCGGCGGTTTTGGAACCAGATCTTCACCTGTGTCTCCGTCAGGCGCAGGCTTTTGGCCATCTCGCTGCGTTCCGGACCGGACAGGTAGCGCTGTTGGGCAAAGCGGCGCTCCAGCTCGAAGACCTGGGCGTGGCTGAAGGCGGCACGCGACCGCTTCTTGCGGCTCAATCCACTGCCGTCGTGGGAGAGCGGCGACTCCGAGGGGGAACTGCTCAATGGCGGCGGTGAGTCGCAGTCTGTAAAGGGAAAATTGCGCAAAGTTAGCATACATCCTATACAAAAGGCCAATGAATAAGTAGCGTTCTTTTCAAAGTCCATTAGAGCCTGAATGGCGTTAATTCCGAGCAGGTTACTTACCGGAATCGTTGCTGGTGCAGCGTCTCATGTCCAAAGGAGCGGCGAGGGTGGATCCGAAATATGCCAATTTGCGCTGCATGTAGTCCGCGGCACTGGAGTTCGATGTGCCCGTTGCCTGGTGATGGTGGTTATTGTTGTCCATCGCCGCCGCATAATACTGCAGATAGTGGTTGGGTTGCCTGGCACTCGGCTGGATCTCCTTGGGTTGGCCCAGCTTGTAGAGGCCGAGATCTCGGCAGCAGAGCTGCGGCGACTTGGAGGCCGATCTCTCGCGATCGGAGGAGGGCTTCAGCTTTTCCGGTTCCGGTTCGGAGTCCACGCTGGACATGCGACGTGTTTCCGGATTGCTGCGCGTTAGGATATCGTTGATGGAGAAGGGCGTGGTGAGCGATTTGCTCAGACCCGCCATCGCAGCACTGACACCCGCGCTTTCCATATTCAgcatttttcgaattttcTGAATATTTCGGATATATATAGGTATTATCTTTGGCCTTCCGACACTTGTTCACTACGGATTTCTCTTGATTTTCCGATCTTCACGACTCGAGGGCTGCGCAGCGAATGTGCTTCAACCGGACGCTCCGGGCTGTCTTTAAATAGTGGCCGAGATCCCCGGCGAGAATCACTCGGTCTCACGGAGTGGAAATGTGCGCCGTACTCAAGTGGCTCGTCGGCATCCGTGGGGGTGGAAACTGGCATTCGACTCCTGCCATTGGTGGATCCGAAACCTAGCTGGAGAGCCTTTGAGTTTCCTCTCAAGTGCGTAAACAAAGTCGGTCGTAAATGGCTACGGTTGATTCCACGTACTTGTATGGTGCGCCTTTTCTCGCGGGGAGTGCATGCATcctgtttattgtttatagcCCGCTAACTGCTCCTCCGTATTTTTTCTTCCACATTTTGGGTACAGTCCTCCAAATGGGA
Protein-coding sequences here:
- the LOC6727190 gene encoding homeobox protein bagpipe, whose protein sequence is MLNMESAGVSAAMAGLSKSLTTPFSINDILTRSNPETRRMSSVDSEPEPEKLKPSSDRERSASKSPQLCCRDLGLYKLGQPKEIQPSARQPNHYLQYYAAAMDNNNHHHQATGTSNSSAADYMQRKLAYFGSTLAAPLDMRRCTSNDSDCDSPPPLSSSPSESPLSHDGSGLSRKKRSRAAFSHAQVFELERRFAQQRYLSGPERSEMAKSLRLTETQVKIWFQNRRYKTKRKQIQQHEAALLGASKRVPVQVLVREDGSTTYAHMAAPGAGHGLDPALINIYRHQLQLAYGGLPLPQMQMPFPYFYPQHKVPQPIPPPTQSTSFVTASSASSSPVPIPIPGAVRPQRTPCPSPNGQMMSVESGAESVHSAAEDVDENVEID